A section of the Prochlorococcus marinus XMU1402 genome encodes:
- the glmU gene encoding bifunctional UDP-N-acetylglucosamine diphosphorylase/glucosamine-1-phosphate N-acetyltransferase GlmU, which yields MLSVAILAAGKGTRMESSLPKVLHKVSGKSLLQRVIDSCVELKPDQIFVITGHKSKEVQKSIPNDKKIHVVVQEPQSGTGHAIQVLCEEVKKHEGKLLVLNGDVPLIRPSTLKRLLYLHDSKNADVSLITTKKTNPHGYGRVFLKGGFIERIVEEKDCNDLERENILINAGVYCFNWGNLSEIINTLQSNNNQKEIYLTDTISLLKNSLSLEVEDNGELQGINNRIQLSECEENIQNSIKEKHMLNGVTFINKASCSISEEAEIGRDVIIEANTHIRGNTKIKSHCIIGPNTFIENSNVGLNCEISNSTVYASQIMDNIKIGPYSHIRPNSKISSFSKIGNFVEIKNSQLEEESKVNHLSYIGDSIIGRSTNIGAGTITANFDGKKKHQTKIGKNSSIGANTVFVAPINLGESVTTGAGSVITKDSKDNSLAISRTKQVNIENWERKKS from the coding sequence ATGTTAAGTGTTGCGATATTAGCGGCAGGCAAGGGCACTAGAATGGAAAGCTCATTGCCAAAAGTTTTACATAAAGTTTCTGGCAAAAGTCTTTTACAAAGAGTAATTGATTCATGTGTCGAATTAAAACCTGATCAAATTTTCGTAATTACTGGACACAAATCAAAAGAAGTACAAAAGTCAATACCAAACGATAAAAAAATCCATGTTGTTGTTCAAGAACCTCAATCAGGAACAGGTCATGCTATACAAGTACTTTGTGAAGAAGTCAAAAAACATGAAGGAAAACTTTTGGTACTTAACGGCGATGTTCCTCTCATTAGGCCCAGTACTCTAAAAAGACTTTTGTACTTACACGATTCAAAAAATGCTGATGTTTCTTTAATTACTACAAAGAAAACAAATCCTCATGGATATGGCAGAGTTTTTTTGAAGGGGGGGTTTATAGAGAGAATTGTTGAAGAAAAAGATTGCAATGATCTTGAAAGAGAAAATATATTAATAAATGCTGGTGTTTACTGTTTTAACTGGGGTAATTTGTCAGAAATAATTAATACCTTGCAAAGCAATAATAATCAAAAAGAGATTTACTTAACAGATACAATATCTTTGCTAAAAAATTCCTTAAGCCTCGAGGTAGAGGATAATGGAGAGCTTCAAGGAATTAATAACCGAATTCAACTATCAGAATGTGAGGAAAATATTCAGAATTCAATAAAAGAAAAGCATATGCTTAATGGTGTAACTTTTATAAATAAAGCAAGTTGTTCAATTAGTGAAGAAGCTGAAATTGGTAGGGACGTAATCATAGAGGCTAATACACATATAAGAGGAAACACGAAAATAAAAAGTCATTGCATTATCGGACCAAATACTTTTATTGAGAATTCTAATGTGGGACTAAATTGTGAAATTTCAAACTCTACTGTTTATGCTTCTCAGATAATGGATAATATAAAAATTGGCCCTTATAGTCATATAAGGCCTAATTCCAAAATATCTTCCTTTAGCAAAATAGGTAATTTTGTTGAAATCAAAAATAGTCAATTAGAGGAAGAATCTAAAGTAAACCATTTAAGTTATATAGGAGATTCTATTATTGGAAGATCTACAAATATTGGAGCAGGTACTATCACTGCAAATTTTGATGGTAAGAAAAAACATCAAACAAAAATTGGTAAAAATTCCAGTATTGGTGCGAATACAGTTTTTGTAGCACCAATAAATCTAGGGGAATCAGTTACTACAGGAGCTGGTTCAGTTATCACAAAAGATTCCAAAGATAATTCATTAGCAATCTCAAGAACTAAGCAAGTAAATATAGAAAATTGGGAAAGAAAGAAATCCTAA
- a CDS encoding tRNA (5-methylaminomethyl-2-thiouridine)(34)-methyltransferase MnmD yields the protein MSELIEILTKDGSYSLRSVFFQENFHSLLGALEETKLKFTSPSDLQRFKGKSLNVLDICFGLGYNSASLLNELINQKSFLNLYGLEIDKKPLEYSLRNESFLKLWVPKVKKIFESLYRKNYFEDQFFKCSLLWGDAREKINIIPSAIKFDLIYLDGFSPQKCPQVWTIEFLSKVTEKLNPQGYLITYSSSAAVRKTLRNLGLEIFTIKSSFKNRTFWSQGTVAISKFDQNKLKPNFNFEKLSLMEEEHLLTKASIPYRDQDLNSSKDDIINKRLEEQLLSNLLSTNKWREKWGMTKLSIKS from the coding sequence TTGTCTGAATTAATCGAAATTTTAACAAAAGATGGGAGTTACTCTTTAAGAAGTGTATTTTTTCAAGAGAATTTCCATAGTTTATTGGGAGCATTAGAGGAAACAAAATTAAAATTTACATCTCCGTCTGATTTGCAAAGATTTAAGGGCAAATCTCTTAATGTTTTAGATATATGTTTTGGTTTAGGATACAATTCTGCATCTTTATTAAATGAATTAATTAACCAAAAATCATTTTTAAATTTGTATGGTTTGGAGATTGATAAAAAGCCTCTTGAATATTCGCTTAGAAATGAATCTTTCTTGAAATTATGGGTTCCAAAAGTTAAAAAAATATTTGAATCATTGTACCGAAAAAATTACTTTGAGGATCAATTTTTTAAATGTAGTCTTTTGTGGGGAGATGCTAGAGAAAAAATCAATATTATTCCTTCAGCTATTAAATTCGATCTGATTTATTTAGATGGTTTTTCTCCCCAAAAATGCCCTCAAGTTTGGACAATTGAATTTTTATCCAAAGTAACAGAAAAGCTCAATCCCCAAGGTTATTTAATCACTTATTCTTCTTCGGCGGCAGTAAGAAAAACTTTAAGAAATCTTGGATTAGAAATTTTTACTATTAAGTCAAGTTTTAAAAACAGAACTTTTTGGAGTCAAGGGACTGTCGCAATATCAAAATTTGATCAGAATAAATTAAAACCTAATTTCAATTTTGAAAAGTTATCTTTAATGGAAGAAGAACATCTCTTAACAAAAGCTAGTATTCCGTATAGAGATCAAGATTTAAACTCAAGTAAAGACGATATTATTAATAAAAGATTAGAGGAACAATTATTATCAAATCTCTTATCTACAAATAAATGGAGAGAGAAGTGGGGAATGACGAAGTTATCCATTAAGAGTTAA
- the aroA gene encoding 3-phosphoshikimate 1-carboxyvinyltransferase: MKMNNIRTIKGGVNLIGKVKVPGDKSISHRALIIGSIAKGETTIEGFLHSEDPLSTADCLRKLGVNIPEIRENEPFTISGLGLNGFKEPKEILNCGNSGTTMRLLMGLLAGQEGKNFILTGDISLNERPMGRVGKPLSLMGGKIFGREKGNKAPISIDGNKLKGCVIGTPVASAQVKSAILLAGLKASGTTSVIEPASSRDHTERMLKAFGADISIRGELGRNVVIKSGGNLIGQRILIPGDISSASFWMIAASIVPNSEVLIQNVGLNPTRTGILNVMDSMGCNYEILDKSTIAGEPIGSIRVKTSNNLRSFTIEGDILPKLIDEIPILTVAACFCNGVSEIKDAQELRVKETDRLKVMARQLNKFGAEIIEKDDGLIINGQSKFHSAEVDSETDHRVAMSLAIASLLAKGTSKIMRADASIVSYPAFWEDLAKLIN, from the coding sequence TTGAAAATGAATAATATCCGCACAATAAAAGGTGGAGTTAATTTAATAGGAAAAGTAAAAGTACCTGGAGATAAATCTATTTCTCATAGAGCTTTAATAATAGGAAGTATTGCTAAGGGTGAGACGACTATTGAGGGGTTTTTACATTCTGAAGATCCACTTTCAACTGCTGATTGTCTTAGAAAATTAGGTGTAAACATACCAGAGATAAGAGAAAATGAGCCTTTTACGATTTCAGGATTGGGTCTTAATGGATTTAAAGAGCCCAAAGAAATTCTAAATTGTGGAAATTCGGGAACCACCATGAGATTATTAATGGGGTTACTTGCCGGTCAAGAAGGCAAGAATTTTATCTTAACGGGTGATATTTCTCTTAATGAAAGGCCAATGGGGAGAGTGGGCAAACCATTATCGTTGATGGGTGGCAAAATTTTTGGTAGAGAAAAAGGAAACAAAGCTCCAATCTCAATTGATGGGAATAAACTTAAAGGATGTGTTATTGGAACCCCTGTAGCGAGTGCTCAAGTAAAATCTGCAATTTTATTGGCAGGCCTTAAAGCTTCTGGAACAACTTCTGTTATTGAACCAGCATCTTCAAGAGATCATACTGAAAGAATGTTAAAAGCATTTGGAGCAGACATCAGTATCAGAGGAGAATTAGGAAGAAATGTAGTTATCAAGTCAGGAGGTAACTTAATTGGCCAAAGAATACTGATTCCTGGAGACATAAGCTCTGCTTCTTTTTGGATGATTGCTGCATCTATTGTTCCAAATTCCGAGGTTTTAATTCAGAATGTCGGATTAAATCCAACTAGAACAGGAATTTTGAATGTAATGGATTCAATGGGGTGCAATTATGAGATTTTAGATAAATCGACTATTGCAGGTGAACCTATCGGATCTATTAGAGTAAAGACTTCAAATAATTTAAGATCATTCACTATTGAAGGAGATATTCTCCCAAAACTTATAGATGAGATTCCTATACTAACTGTGGCTGCATGTTTTTGTAATGGAGTTTCTGAAATTAAGGATGCACAGGAATTAAGAGTTAAGGAAACTGACCGATTAAAAGTCATGGCAAGACAGTTGAACAAATTCGGCGCTGAAATAATAGAGAAAGATGATGGGCTAATAATTAATGGTCAATCAAAATTTCATTCCGCGGAAGTAGACAGTGAGACTGATCATCGAGTAGCAATGAGTCTCGCTATTGCTTCACTTCTCGCCAAAGGGACCTCAAAAATAATGAGAGCTGATGCCTCTATCGTATCTTATCCCGCATTTTGGGAAGACCTTGCCAAATTAATTAATTAA
- a CDS encoding 2-phosphosulfolactate phosphatase family protein, with protein sequence MNLTYYHVAKDVPEISPNIAVVIDVLRATTTISWALKNGADSIQVFADLDLLKESAINWQAEKRLMIGERGGKKIEGFDLGNSPLSVTKKIVNGKRLFMSTTNGTKSLQKVQNAKHLFAMGLPNRKAVAEKIISLKSENILILGSGWEGSYSLEDSLAAGALASYLIENCSFEINIMNDELQAALALWDVWKNDILKCLKTATHGKRLTSLGDYEDDFKCCSELDCLDIVPAQVERGVIRAS encoded by the coding sequence ATTAATCTTACTTATTATCACGTTGCAAAGGATGTTCCAGAAATAAGTCCAAACATTGCAGTTGTCATTGATGTTTTAAGAGCTACAACTACAATCTCTTGGGCTTTAAAAAACGGGGCTGATTCAATACAAGTTTTCGCAGATTTAGATTTATTAAAAGAATCAGCAATTAACTGGCAAGCTGAAAAGAGACTAATGATCGGAGAGAGAGGTGGAAAGAAGATTGAGGGCTTTGATTTAGGAAATTCTCCTTTATCAGTTACAAAGAAAATTGTTAATGGTAAAAGACTATTTATGAGTACAACTAATGGGACTAAATCATTGCAAAAAGTTCAAAATGCTAAGCATTTATTTGCTATGGGTCTTCCAAATAGGAAAGCAGTTGCCGAAAAAATCATTTCATTAAAAAGTGAAAATATTTTAATACTTGGTAGTGGTTGGGAAGGCTCTTATTCACTTGAGGATTCTTTAGCTGCCGGTGCTTTGGCCTCATATCTAATAGAGAATTGTAGTTTCGAAATTAATATTATGAATGATGAATTACAAGCTGCTTTGGCACTTTGGGATGTCTGGAAAAATGATATTTTGAAATGTTTAAAAACAGCAACCCATGGCAAAAGATTGACAAGTCTTGGAGATTATGAGGATGATTTTAAATGTTGCTCTGAACTTGATTGCTTAGATATTGTTCCGGCTCAAGTTGAAAGAGGTGTAATTCGTGCCTCATGA
- a CDS encoding carbon-nitrogen hydrolase family protein: MTDFLVAALQITSTSNVEANFTEAEEQIELAARRGAELIGLPENFAFLGGDDEKLRLASELSEKCANFLKTMSQRYQVFLLGGGYPVPAGDDSHTFNRSALFGKDGQILAKYDKIHLFDVDLPDGNLYKESSTILSGGEYPPVVDVPGLCKIGLSICYDVRFPELYRYLSSNGAELIMIPAAFTAFTGKDHWQILLQARAIENTAYVVAPAQTGIHYGRRQSHGHAMVIDPWGTVLSDAGKTQGAAIAPADKERVKKIREQMPSLKHRKNKLFSN; the protein is encoded by the coding sequence TTGACTGATTTTTTGGTAGCTGCATTGCAAATTACAAGTACTTCAAATGTTGAAGCAAATTTTACTGAAGCAGAAGAACAGATTGAATTAGCTGCTAGAAGAGGTGCTGAGTTAATAGGATTGCCTGAGAATTTTGCTTTTTTAGGAGGAGATGATGAGAAACTTAGATTAGCTTCTGAATTGTCAGAGAAGTGTGCAAATTTTCTAAAAACTATGTCCCAAAGATATCAAGTATTTCTTTTAGGAGGAGGGTATCCTGTCCCTGCTGGTGATGATAGTCATACTTTTAATAGGTCAGCCTTATTTGGGAAAGATGGACAGATTTTGGCAAAATATGACAAGATTCATTTGTTTGATGTTGATTTACCGGATGGAAATTTATACAAGGAATCATCTACTATTTTATCCGGAGGAGAGTATCCACCCGTTGTAGATGTCCCAGGTTTATGCAAGATAGGATTGTCGATTTGTTACGACGTTAGATTTCCTGAACTCTATAGATATTTGTCTTCAAATGGTGCAGAGCTAATTATGATTCCCGCAGCTTTTACAGCATTTACTGGAAAAGATCATTGGCAAATCCTATTACAAGCAAGAGCAATTGAGAATACAGCATATGTAGTCGCTCCAGCTCAAACTGGGATTCATTATGGAAGAAGGCAAAGTCATGGCCATGCAATGGTAATTGACCCTTGGGGTACAGTTTTATCTGATGCTGGAAAAACTCAGGGAGCTGCAATAGCACCTGCTGATAAAGAAAGAGTAAAGAAAATTAGGGAGCAGATGCCAAGCCTTAAACATAGAAAAAACAAATTGTTTTCGAACTAA
- a CDS encoding N-acetylmuramoyl-L-alanine amidase: protein MIKFLENKLFRYLSVFLFLNSSILPVKSSSALAAWAINTNGVLELRTKSNTNLKAYFQKANQISGDRFWVDFPGELKNPRTIKGNGPIKEIRLGKPDKGKTRLVIEFKEETYLKPLTWQMVGLDQNRWRIKLFNPKYSFKKIGEGLVEKKRGNIKANQNLINKKRNNYGYLKLPEVKRNKFEVVIDPGHGGPDPGAIGIGGIRETDVVLEISKIVKKLLSEKGIKVRMTRTNEVDLDLPPRVSIANNTGADIFVSIHANASRGKRRDINGLETFYYRGWRGRLLAKRIQKQILRVSPGSPDRGVKQGRFYVIKNTRMPAVLVEIGFLTGRLDARRLEKITHRKRLAYAIAKGILEYLDKVG, encoded by the coding sequence ATGATAAAGTTTTTAGAAAATAAACTTTTTCGTTATTTATCCGTTTTTTTATTTTTAAATTCTTCGATCCTTCCAGTTAAATCTTCAAGTGCTCTGGCGGCATGGGCAATAAATACTAATGGGGTTTTAGAATTAAGAACTAAATCAAATACAAATTTAAAAGCATACTTTCAGAAGGCTAATCAAATATCGGGCGATAGATTCTGGGTAGATTTTCCAGGAGAGTTAAAAAATCCCAGAACAATAAAAGGTAATGGCCCAATAAAAGAAATTAGATTAGGTAAACCAGATAAGGGTAAAACAAGATTAGTAATTGAATTTAAGGAAGAGACTTATTTGAAACCTTTGACTTGGCAAATGGTTGGCTTAGATCAAAATAGATGGAGAATTAAACTATTTAACCCAAAATATTCATTTAAAAAGATTGGTGAAGGTTTAGTTGAAAAGAAAAGAGGAAATATCAAAGCAAATCAAAATTTAATTAATAAGAAGAGAAACAATTATGGTTACTTGAAACTACCAGAGGTAAAACGAAACAAGTTTGAGGTTGTAATCGATCCAGGGCATGGAGGACCTGATCCAGGAGCAATAGGTATTGGTGGTATTAGAGAAACAGATGTTGTTCTAGAGATTTCAAAAATAGTTAAAAAATTACTTTCTGAGAAAGGTATCAAAGTAAGAATGACTAGAACAAATGAAGTTGATTTGGATTTGCCTCCAAGAGTTTCCATTGCTAATAATACGGGTGCAGATATCTTTGTAAGTATTCATGCAAATGCCTCAAGAGGTAAAAGAAGAGACATAAATGGATTGGAAACCTTTTATTACAGAGGGTGGAGAGGAAGATTACTTGCGAAAAGAATTCAAAAACAAATTTTAAGAGTTTCTCCTGGGAGTCCTGATCGAGGAGTTAAACAAGGTCGATTTTATGTAATTAAAAATACTAGGATGCCTGCAGTTCTTGTAGAAATTGGATTTTTAACGGGAAGATTAGATGCAAGAAGATTAGAAAAAATAACCCATCGAAAAAGATTAGCCTATGCAATTGCAAAAGGCATCCTCGAATATCTAGATAAAGTAGGGTGA
- the murI gene encoding glutamate racemase: MKLKIGIFDSGIGGFTVLNSLLKTRNDMEVFYLADTKRIPFGNKNNKEIRLIAKEICTFFVDKNLDALLVACNTTNACALDILEDNLKVPCFDLINSVSETVNKQIIGVLATKTTVRSSYYKKALNSKKDNLKIFQQECPEFVSEIEKEKLNFDKLDYLSDLYLRPLLTRNIEELILGCSHYPLIYDFLRKKVDSNIKIIDPAEALIKKFNETFTNSKKDCYESLSNEYIKFFVTSEKDEFSKKVKFWLEINKEIRLVNLRSIV, encoded by the coding sequence GTGAAACTTAAAATAGGTATATTTGATAGCGGAATAGGTGGTTTTACCGTCCTTAATTCTTTACTAAAAACACGTAATGATATGGAAGTTTTTTATTTGGCGGATACAAAAAGAATACCTTTTGGGAACAAAAATAATAAAGAGATAAGATTAATTGCAAAGGAGATTTGTACTTTTTTTGTTGATAAGAATTTGGATGCACTTTTAGTTGCTTGTAACACTACAAATGCGTGTGCCCTTGATATTCTGGAAGATAATCTAAAGGTTCCTTGTTTTGACCTTATAAACTCAGTTTCTGAAACAGTAAATAAACAGATAATTGGTGTGTTGGCTACAAAAACAACAGTCAGATCTTCATATTACAAAAAAGCTTTAAATTCTAAAAAGGATAATTTGAAAATATTTCAACAAGAATGTCCAGAATTTGTATCAGAAATAGAAAAAGAAAAGCTCAATTTCGATAAATTAGATTATCTTTCGGATTTGTATCTAAGACCTCTATTAACTAGAAATATTGAAGAATTAATACTTGGATGTAGTCATTATCCATTAATTTATGACTTTTTAAGAAAAAAAGTTGATTCAAATATAAAAATTATTGATCCAGCGGAAGCGTTAATAAAAAAATTTAATGAAACTTTTACTAATTCAAAAAAAGACTGCTATGAAAGTCTTTCAAATGAATATATAAAATTCTTTGTTACTTCAGAAAAAGATGAATTTTCCAAAAAAGTAAAATTTTGGCTTGAAATTAATAAAGAAATTAGGTTGGTTAACCTCCGAAGCATTGTTTGA
- the sds gene encoding solanesyl diphosphate synthase: MNTVTELLQPVENDLDDLILELKNLIGAGHPILQAAAEHLFSAGGKRLRPGIVLLISKAISHEFNLKDKHKRLAEITEMIHTASLVHDDVVDEASTRRGVDTVHSRFNTRVAVLAGDFLFAQASWHLANLDNVNVVKLLSRVIMDLAEGEIKQNLNRFDSAQSFSKYINKSYCKTASLIANSCKAAGVLSDLNDEKLNALYDFGKNIGLAFQVVDDILDFTGNDKQLGKPAVSDLASGYLTAPVLYALEENKKLSVLINRELVEKDDLDHALGIIMNSNAIESSRKLAENFAMLSKEAISWIPDSEYKRALMALPEFVLGRIY, translated from the coding sequence ATGAACACAGTAACAGAACTACTACAACCAGTTGAAAATGATCTTGATGATCTCATTCTTGAACTGAAAAATCTAATTGGAGCTGGTCATCCAATTCTTCAAGCCGCAGCAGAGCATTTATTTAGTGCGGGCGGAAAAAGACTGAGACCTGGAATAGTTTTGTTGATTTCAAAAGCTATATCCCATGAATTTAATTTAAAAGATAAACATAAAAGACTTGCTGAAATAACTGAAATGATTCATACGGCATCATTAGTCCATGATGATGTTGTTGATGAGGCTTCTACAAGAAGAGGCGTAGATACTGTACATAGCAGATTTAATACTCGAGTAGCTGTATTGGCTGGTGATTTTTTATTCGCTCAAGCAAGTTGGCATTTAGCCAATCTTGATAATGTTAATGTTGTTAAATTACTTAGTAGAGTAATAATGGATTTAGCAGAAGGTGAAATTAAACAGAATTTAAATAGATTCGATTCGGCTCAATCTTTTTCCAAATACATAAATAAAAGTTATTGTAAAACGGCATCTTTAATTGCTAATAGTTGTAAAGCTGCAGGTGTTTTAAGTGATCTTAATGATGAAAAATTAAATGCTCTTTACGATTTTGGTAAAAATATTGGTCTTGCATTCCAAGTTGTAGATGACATACTTGATTTTACTGGAAACGATAAACAACTCGGAAAACCTGCTGTTAGTGACCTAGCTAGTGGATACCTAACTGCACCAGTTTTGTATGCCTTGGAAGAGAATAAGAAGTTGTCTGTTCTCATAAATAGAGAACTTGTTGAAAAAGATGATTTAGATCATGCTCTTGGTATTATTATGAATTCTAATGCCATTGAAAGTTCTAGAAAACTAGCTGAAAATTTTGCAATGCTCTCTAAAGAAGCTATATCTTGGATTCCTGATTCAGAATATAAAAGAGCTTTAATGGCACTGCCGGAATTTGTTCTAGGTCGCATTTATTAG
- the acs gene encoding acetate--CoA ligase — protein sequence MALDKKNSINNILEEKRIFPPSKKFAENSNISTQEELLSLKKQAIDNPTQFWESFAKSELDWFEPFQTVLDSDNAPFFKWFKEGKINITFNCLDRHIKRGLGEKTALIWEGEPGDNKKYTYNELLKEVCKAANGLKAIGVKKGDLVCIYMPMIPEAMFAMLACARIGAPHSVVFGGFSSEALKDRLIDGNARFVITADGGFRKDKVIELKQAVDTAIESGAHKVVEKVIVVQRTKKNISMVDDRDFWWHELFKDQKDECEPEIMNSEDRLFILYTSGSTGKPKGVVHTTGGYNLWSHLTFKWIFDLKDEDIYWCTADVGWITGHSYIVYGPLSNGATTLMYEGVPRPSNLGAFWEIVQKYKVSIFYTAPTAIRAFMKSGREIPDNFNLESLRLLGTVGEPINPEAWMWYRDVIGKNKCPIVDTWWQTETGGVMISPLPGVVPTKPGSATFPLPGIEVEIVDKNGDKVKENDGGYLIIKKPWPGMMRTIHGNSERYLESYWEYISFKGEKNVYFAGDGARIDKDGYIWIMGRVDDVISVSGHRLGTMEIESALVSHKSVAESAVVGRKDDLKGEVIVAFVSLEKDVNISSELEENLKKHVVNEIGIIAKPEKIIISDSLPKTRSGKIMRRILRSLAAGEKISGDISTLEDSSVLEKLKELS from the coding sequence ATGGCATTAGATAAGAAAAATTCAATTAATAACATACTTGAAGAAAAGAGAATTTTCCCTCCATCAAAAAAATTTGCAGAAAACTCAAATATTAGTACTCAAGAAGAATTACTAAGTCTAAAAAAACAAGCAATAGATAACCCGACTCAATTTTGGGAATCTTTTGCAAAATCCGAATTAGATTGGTTCGAGCCATTTCAAACTGTATTAGATAGCGATAATGCACCTTTTTTTAAGTGGTTTAAAGAAGGAAAAATCAATATTACATTTAATTGCTTAGATAGACATATTAAGAGAGGTCTTGGAGAGAAAACTGCACTGATATGGGAAGGTGAACCTGGAGATAACAAAAAATATACTTATAATGAACTCCTAAAAGAAGTATGCAAAGCAGCTAATGGATTAAAAGCGATTGGAGTAAAAAAAGGAGATTTGGTATGTATATATATGCCAATGATACCTGAGGCAATGTTTGCGATGCTAGCTTGTGCCAGAATTGGGGCCCCGCATTCAGTTGTATTTGGGGGTTTTTCTTCAGAAGCTTTAAAAGATAGATTAATTGATGGAAATGCAAGATTTGTTATTACTGCGGATGGTGGTTTTAGAAAAGATAAGGTAATTGAGCTCAAGCAAGCAGTTGATACAGCAATTGAAAGTGGGGCACATAAAGTTGTTGAAAAAGTAATTGTTGTTCAAAGAACAAAAAAAAATATTTCTATGGTTGATGATAGAGATTTTTGGTGGCACGAATTATTTAAAGATCAAAAAGATGAGTGTGAACCTGAAATAATGAATAGCGAAGATAGACTTTTTATTCTTTATACCTCAGGCTCTACTGGAAAACCTAAAGGTGTAGTTCATACTACAGGGGGTTATAATCTTTGGTCCCATTTGACATTTAAATGGATTTTTGATTTAAAAGATGAAGATATTTACTGGTGTACTGCTGATGTTGGTTGGATTACTGGCCACAGTTATATAGTTTATGGGCCGTTATCTAATGGCGCTACGACCTTAATGTATGAGGGAGTTCCAAGGCCTTCGAATTTAGGTGCTTTTTGGGAAATTGTTCAGAAATATAAGGTTTCCATTTTTTATACCGCACCAACTGCGATAAGAGCATTTATGAAGTCTGGGCGCGAAATCCCTGATAATTTTAATTTGGAGAGTCTCAGGCTATTGGGTACTGTTGGAGAACCAATTAATCCTGAAGCTTGGATGTGGTATAGAGATGTTATTGGTAAAAATAAATGTCCCATAGTTGATACTTGGTGGCAAACTGAAACTGGAGGCGTAATGATAAGCCCTCTGCCTGGAGTTGTTCCGACAAAGCCGGGATCGGCTACTTTTCCACTTCCAGGAATCGAAGTCGAAATCGTCGATAAGAATGGAGATAAGGTTAAGGAGAACGATGGAGGCTATTTAATTATTAAGAAACCATGGCCAGGAATGATGAGAACAATTCATGGAAACTCAGAGAGATATTTGGAGAGTTATTGGGAATATATTTCCTTTAAAGGAGAAAAAAATGTTTATTTTGCTGGAGATGGAGCACGCATTGATAAAGATGGATATATATGGATTATGGGAAGAGTTGATGATGTCATAAGTGTTTCAGGACATCGGTTAGGAACAATGGAAATAGAATCTGCTTTGGTAAGTCATAAATCAGTTGCAGAGTCTGCAGTCGTTGGTAGAAAAGATGATTTAAAAGGTGAAGTTATAGTTGCTTTTGTATCTCTAGAAAAAGATGTAAACATTTCGTCAGAATTAGAAGAGAATTTAAAGAAACATGTTGTTAATGAAATTGGAATTATCGCAAAGCCTGAAAAAATTATAATTTCTGACTCCCTTCCCAAAACACGTAGTGGAAAAATTATGAGACGAATTTTGAGATCTTTGGCTGCTGGAGAAAAAATTAGTGGTGATATAAGTACTCTTGAAGATAGTTCTGTTTTGGAAAAGCTGAAAGAATTATCCTAA
- a CDS encoding DUF1350 family protein, which yields MTFTKYQFNNFCYWPSNPKKIVEFIGGSYLASKPDLTYRRFIESLINKNYAVHAYKYTPQFDHQQLALKAWRDFKNCRISLSKRIGASIPSIRIGHSLGCKLHLISPDGGRNCEKFISISFNNFSANKSIPLLKQISQKLEFNSEFSPSPERTLRLIEKTYHQKNNFLIKFNSDELDQTDRLFSCLKARKEDNSKGVILKGSHTIIASAGLRENFLGDWADDEFKRNTIKKISNLIDESD from the coding sequence ATGACTTTTACAAAATATCAATTTAATAATTTTTGTTATTGGCCTTCAAATCCTAAAAAAATTGTGGAATTTATTGGTGGAAGTTATCTAGCTTCTAAACCAGATTTGACTTATAGAAGATTCATAGAGAGTTTAATTAATAAAAACTATGCAGTACATGCATATAAATACACTCCACAATTTGATCACCAACAACTTGCTCTTAAAGCATGGAGGGATTTTAAAAATTGCCGAATATCTTTATCCAAGAGAATAGGAGCATCAATTCCTTCAATAAGAATTGGTCATAGCCTAGGCTGTAAACTTCATCTAATTTCCCCTGATGGTGGAAGAAATTGCGAAAAATTCATATCAATCAGTTTTAATAACTTCAGTGCTAACAAATCAATTCCATTATTGAAACAAATTTCTCAAAAATTAGAATTCAATAGTGAATTCAGTCCAAGCCCTGAAAGAACTTTACGATTAATTGAAAAAACATATCATCAAAAAAATAACTTCCTAATTAAATTCAACTCAGACGAATTAGATCAAACAGATAGATTATTTTCTTGTCTGAAAGCAAGAAAAGAAGATAATTCTAAAGGGGTAATTTTAAAAGGTTCACACACCATAATTGCAAGCGCAGGACTAAGAGAAAATTTTTTGGGAGACTGGGCTGATGATGAATTCAAAAGAAATACTATTAAAAAAATTTCCAATTTAATTGATGAATCTGATTAG